The DNA segment AACTCAAttgtcaagaaaatattcttccGTTAAAGATAACCGTTATATTTATGAtgagaagaaaaaatacattgagTAAACGTTTTTCTTAGCAATAGAATtgacttttttttgtatttagaaTTCTATTTCAGTATGTCGCATATTTCGTAACTTTTATCAAATTCATTTTTCAGTTGAAAATACAGCATCAgaagattgcagaaacattacATAAATCTTACTTTGGAACACTGTAATAATTGCTTGGAAATGTTGCGAAATGCTTATGCAATATTACTGCAGCGCTTCTAGAAACACTGAAATGTCTGTCCTCGGAAATATTACGCTCTAAAGCTACGGGAAGATTTCGGGAAAAATACTATACGAGAATTTCGAGTCGAAGCGAGAGGCGGCGGGCGACGAGCGAACGATTTCGGCGCGAACGTCGCGTTGCAGCTGCCACCGCAGTGCTTCCCTGTAATACGTTCGAACGAGGAGTGCGCTAACGCGGAACGACCCATTAATAAATTTCCCAATAAGAATCGATCGACGGCGAAAACCGGCCGCCTCGTCATAAGCCGCGACGTAAAAGCCGCGCTGTCACGCGTGCTTTCGCGCGCTTTAACGGAACGGTTTTGTCATCACTGCCTCTCACGTTCGCGGGACGCGAGACAGTTTACGAGAGTTTCGCGTTCTGACGAATGCGGGAAACGCGTGACAGATCGCCGAGCAAAGGGAAAATGAGAAACGGAGAGAAGAGAGCAAAACCGGCAGACCTAGACACGGAGCTCATGCTCGTGTGCATTTGTACGGTACAGAAGTCTGGGCTCACCGAAATTATACCGGTTTCGGTATGCCGAGAGAGGAGCTCCGAGAGCGGAGCGGAAtggcgcgagcgagcgagcggagcgagagtgaaaaagaaagacggAGGAGATGGAGAAAGACgggaagggaaagagagagaaagagagtgagagagagagacagacggTACAGAAGATTTCCGCGCGTCGGAGGCTGTGCGCGCGTCTATTCACGGCAATTTGGCGAAAGGAATCGAAAACGTGCGCTCTCTCGGGAAAGAGAGACCGCGGCATAGAGCCGAGGGGAGAGGGGGACAGGGAGGTAGACGTGGAGAGAAGCGGCGAAAGGGCTCGGAGCCCGTCCCTGGCGTAAGCGAAACCGGGCGGGCAGCTAACTCACCTCGTGCCACATTCCGCTGGGCTGTAGACCGTCGGCGTTtccgacaacgacgacgacgatgacggcgacgagGAAGGAGATCGCGTAAATCCGCCGCCACGTGAATCCTCTTCCGCGAGACGACGGAGGAATCCTGCGGCGCgcctcttctcctcctcctcgtccttcTCTCCACCGCGCTCTTTTTCTTTCCGCGGCACCTGCGGCTGCCCGCTGCACTCGCGCACGTCgcttttcaaattttcaaactcACACACTCACGCGCACACGCAGAGAGCACACGCGGCGACGGGGATGAGGACGGGGGATGCGCGCGCGGTCGCGCGGGCGCGTGCACGCAGGTACGCACGTGAGAGGATGAATCCCGAAGCGCCGAAGCACCAACCAGCCAGCCGACCAACCGACtaaccagccagccagccaacGGGGCTGCCCGCATACCACCaccgcgcacacacgcgcgcgcgggcgcgcgcagAGCGGCAACGGGTTTCTCACGGGGCGAAACGTCAACCGACACACACTCGACACTCTCGACACTCGGCTCGCGAGAGCGGCAGCTGCTGGATCTTCGGATAGCGTCGTAGCCCGTATCCCCGCGTATGCCGGCCTTACGTATATATCTCCTCGCGCTGCAcactcgcgctcgcgcgcgaacTGAACCGGCTGAGCGACCAGCGTGCACTGACTGACTCGACTCGCTCCAACTCGCTCGACCCGGCGGAGTCGGAGCACTCGGAGCACTCGGAGGCCCGACGGCGCGCGGCCTAGTGCGATTCTCTAACTCGTTATGTTGTCGTTATGTGCCTATAACGACAAAAAACtgcgttgcgcagcttttctatcatgtataatatctgcgcgacgacactgtaacgataccgaattgtcataACGAGTTAGAGAATCCCAGCACAGGCTCGCTCGCGGAGAATTCCGAGATACGCTGTTTAGAGGATCCTAAACATCTAAATACCGATCGCATTAgagaataaattcatttctttaTTGGTttgacagatcacaaaatccttttgaaGAACAAGTACgcatcaaaaaaaaaaaaaaaaaaaaacttgaatagAATAGATCGACCCAGactttacgaaaaaatcggaaGAAACCTGAGAGCGGCCTGCATGCCCACGATTTAGCTGACAcgacgccatctctacaacgtcacgtacactacgatgccaatgtaTAATCGGTCGGTATCTCAGAAAGCACGTTACCCCgcgactgttggcacacctgacgAAAGGAGCGCCGAGGGCGCGTacgcaaatttcaaatttttcctaTTCTAACGGCTTTCGCGCGCGATTCAGCGAATCGTCTTGTTGCGATTTATGCGAACGCAATCAGGACGAGGCGCGAATACTGAAATGTGGGGtcgaataaacagtagatacaaATGAaatgactcaccgttcgccgctggtGAACCACCGgtcgctccgtccagctccgCCTCGCCCCGCAGCAACTCTCGAACGCAGCGTTCGACATCCAAGATCCTCATCACGACGACgcgtcttgattcacacttggcacaaacgcgcgaTATTTCGCTTTCGACACTCCCGCTACTCCCGCgcgtcgaaaactcgagatacgggATACGAGGTAACGGAGAAAATACGATTGCGCGACGCGACTTTGCACCCGACCGACCGTTGCCGCCTGAGCGACACGGTGAATCGAAGATCCTCCTCACGACGATACGTCTTGATTTACACTTTGCACGAACGCGCGACACTTCGCTTTCGGCACTCACGGTACTCACAGGTACTCACGCGCGTCGGAAAATTGTGCGGGACGACGAAGATGCGAGTTAAGATGCGCCGCGACGCGTCGCGTTGTCCCGCCCGTCCGTTGCCGTTTGAGCGATACTAGCGACACTGTGCAGATGACGTGAAACCAACACGGTCACCGCGCAAACGCACAATGCGCTGgcgcaatttttaaattgttttccaagttataaatttacctatgtaaaaaacatagaaaaatacatataaaaaacaatatatacatatattattttaaataacaaaacagaatatttgtaaattgagtTTATCCGAAACAATTACATTTTGTTGTtttggataattttaatttatgaataaaatataaattgatccGTATTCTGTTTTGTGAAAAAGcactaatttttacaaattacatcATTCTAACTTAAAATGCTTTTCAAAGTAAactcttaatttaaattaatcttaatgCAACTTTTCAGTTAGTTGGTCGttcatgcaatttttaatgtaattaaattgattttataaatataataatttaattaaattttgtttaaatatatacatatatataatatcaacTTATCAGCTGATTAAAAATGTATCACATCTCAAAGTATTAGtccaaattttattgttttattaagtttatctgtgtatctgtgtaaaattttagcatataatttaatgcaatgacaataaaaaaaaacgtagtcTACTTAACGTAGACATTAGTAAGCTATTGATTCTTTTTATTGCTTACATCTCACTGTTTAAATCTTTTTGTGTTTATGTCATAGCCCTTAGCCTGGCCTTTTTTAAGTCGACAATTACTATGCAATAGGAGGTTCGACAGCATATTGTCCAATAAATATGAATCAACCGtaactttattttgtaatataatcgCTTTTTTTTACAGCAGAATGTCTTGTTTCTCAGTGAAGTATAATGAATACACATAATATAATTCATGGATATTTATCATAATCATACatcaatcaaaaatattaaaattatatatatatatatatgtgtatatatatatatatatatatatatatatatatatatatatatatataactgcTTTTCTCCGATAAAGAGACAATTTACAacatacatctttttttttatccttataTCTTAGAGCTAAACCAACGATTAGGTGTTTCTTATGCGAGTTTTTCACATCTCACACGTGGAACCTAATCACGCTCAAACTTTTCACGCGCATTCTtctataaacaaattgtatgCCGTATGCTTCTCAATCACACTACgaatttctaaatttgtatTACAAGACATGTAACGCTTAATTGTAGTAATTCTTTTATCCTACGATGAAATTAAATCAACAAAGATACAGTGCACATTCGTATGCAAGTTAAAGAAAGCCGTTGTTGCTTATTTAAGGTCGgtatctatgtatatatatataaaacttacaTGGAAACCGTATTATAGAACGGATCGTCAAACCGTGCTCTTCGTATATAACGCGGATCTTGTCAATACTCCAACGTATATCTCATTTACGtataacatatgtatatgtgtgtatatatgtatatgtgtatatatatatatatatatatatacatacacatacacatatatatatatatgcatgtttacatatatatatataaaataattacgaaatcCGTGCACCAAAAAGCATATTACACATTCACTCCCAACGGATTTCAACGTTCGGTCGTTCCTTTATTGAGAACGTACAAATAACACACCTCGCTACAAGATTACAATGTATCAGAATATCTGAAAGCAAACGGGACGATTGACTGTACTGCGAATACATTCTCGATCGAACGATGAAGCCGGGAAAGCGATTTCATTAAATAGCAGTaatctatattttcttttttttttcatgcagATTCCGTTCATGCTCCTAAGAAACGTCGTAAAGATATTATACGATAATAAACTGTAGAATATCATCACGTTATGATTTACCCATACTCagaacattttaaagaaaaaaatgacatcAACGAAGCTACAACTCGATTTCCTGTGTTCCAAGATTGTCCTGATTGTGAAGTTTTCTTCATCTTATGGGGAGAAAGAAAGGACTTTGGAATAAATGAAAAATCTGTAAACTTTGACTCGTTCATATAggcataaaaatatgaattgaatataaaataaatataaaattcttccgtttgtattatttatactatGCAGGATAattctcaagtttaaaaaatttaaggatgttttggatATACTGTAtgagttaaaagttatcaaaatttaaaaactaaagacTTCTTAGATTTATTCTATTTCCTAGGGTAATGGTAATAGGAACAAATGGAATTTATCAGTTTCTACACGTTATCTATAGTTCTACTATAATTCCTACTaaagattacaaatttaaaattctacatGGAATGAACCCGTTGCTCTTACATTAAACCAGCATATTCCAATTTGtatattaacagtaaaaaaaccatttttaaagttacaaaatattaacatataaatctGCTTAAGAATAACTCAATAATGcataacatatatgtatacatatatatgcacgttacatatatatgtatagaaaacaaagatattgagatgttcttttttctaaaattaaaaaacattaaatttttacagaactataatttattacagttctgtatttatttacattttatatatattatcattttatattcaataaaaagcaagtctttgattttttgtatgttttgctatcattttgttaattttttgttttaacaaatttttttagtttattctaGTGGAAAACTTCTGAAAAAATACAATGCCGTttggtttaattaaatatgttaactAGATCAGCCGCAATCTCTGCAAAACCATTATTTACACCGCACGATAACTCAGAAacttcatattattttaatattttgtaacctTAAAAATAGTTTTCATGTTAATGTATAGTATAAAGTCCACAAAAGGATTTCGTATTCAACTCATTCCTATGCCTATATTAACGGATCAAAATTGATCgacttttcatcttttcaaaTCTTTCTATTCTTCTTAAATCAAttgtcttctttctttctctttatttagattttcttcaaaagattTTGATACCAGTACGATTTATTTACTCAGATTAAAATTCACGCAAATATTCACTTCAATATTACGACACTGTAGgtacattgtaatttaaatcaagagacacgtattttttcattagtgcttttatttattagagaaaCGAAATCACCTTTTACATTTCTAAATGTATTTCACTGAAATGGTAATGAAAGTCGATTTTCCAGGGGATGTTTTGCCAAGTGCGTAAAagcacttataaaaaaaatatgcatctctcattttaatctgtactacaacatatctGAAGTTCGTTGATATTTCCCATTTTTATCCTGCTCTCCCATTACTCACAAATTACCATCTGATGTGACTTATATGTATGCTCACAATTTAATATGAGAAAATGAGTGAAAATCGGAATGCGCGCAACATTTTCATTCTGTGTACGTGTCATTAGAATAAATTGCAGCTAAGAAAAAGGAATAGAGGATTCGGTTCCAATAACCTGAGAATACAAGAAATTGACTGTACGTAGAGCACATCGAAGAGACAACACGGATGAAGAATCAAGAACAAAGATTTGAAAAAGTGAACAACTGATCGCGAAACAAATAGCAATGGCCATACCATCGATATTTCTCTATCTATCGTCTAAAACACAGACAAATCTGAATCTAAATAAGAAAAACTGCAAATTGAACGAGTGAGTAGCGTGTATTCCGTCAAGATTGAGAAAAAGGGGGTAGAGAAGGGAAAGAGGAAGGGAGGatataagtttataatttttgacaGCCAGTTACCTCACATATCTCTCACGTACATCAACGTAAGAggtaaataaggataaaattaaAGGTAATATTGGAATAACAGTATTGCGGATTGGTGGTTAGCTCATAGACACTTGTCCATTGGAGAGTAGTCTCTCAACAGCAGCATTTATGTCTCCAAACGTAGCGATtaatgctgaaaaataaaaaaaaggatattatgtattttaggcAATTTACatcattaaatgtaaaatattataataacatacgttattatgttaaaaataattaaatattatttaactttaagcATCAAAACATGACATGACTGTTTGTGAGATCAAGCGATATCATATCAGAAATACAAAGTGttacattgataaaataattcaattgttTTTCTCTATCTAGCTCTtgcgttaataaattaaaaacaagtaaataaaaaaaattagatgaaaAAGTAAAACAGCGTTTTCTGTGGTTGACGCTAACCTTGTAAATTAGCATCTCTATTAAGAAAACCCATAGCCGTAAGTTGCTCCAATTGTGCTCTGTAACGTTCCTCTGGTGGAGGTACAGGTTGACCGTCAACTTCTACACCTTGATTTAATGCCATTGCAGAAAcctaatatacataaataaaatacgatTTATCACCCAAGTATGTGATATTTATGTAAGATTGAAcgttatataatgaaataaatatgaagaatagctcttatttttaaaatactattgaTACAtcacaatacaattttttcattatcaaAAGCTGTATTGTTTTCAAAGAGTAttgtcacattttttaaattaattgaatcaaTTTAAGAAGAATATTagttcaaaattctttttttttaagaagaaaattggATCAtaataattggttcttaccatTCGTGCCATGAATTGAGAAAACGCGTCTTGTTGGTTACTATCCGATGGCTGGCTAGTCGGTACGCTCGAATTCGTGCCGCCCGTGTTTGGTGTTGTGGGCGCTGGTGGAACTGTGATTCCCAtgctaaaatatatttgcacttATAATCACGCGATAAAATGGCAATATGAGACTAGCGGTATagtgaaaataaagaaatttacttttCCACGAGTTCGGGGGCGACGGTGCGCAGCTGCTCCATACCTCGCTGTATTTGCATGATGGCAGCCAGAGCGTCCGGATTGGTGACGACACTCTGTATTTGTGGGTTTTGCATCTGTTGTATAAAGGCGGGCATCATCGCGCGCATCTGTTCTTGCATCTGCGGGTTACCACGGAGGAACGGATTCGCTGCGATCACCCGACTAGCCATCGCAGGATCGGCTGCCATCGCCTCTAGCATAGATCTCGTATACGGAGCGTTCAGCATGTTTCGCATCAACTGTGGATTCTCCATCATCTGTGCCGTGAGGCTCTGCATACCTGGCGAATCCAGCAAGCCTCCCCTACTTTGATTCTGTCCCGTACTGCTGTCGTTCTGATTTTGACCCCACGGATTTGGCAGAGGATCCCGATTTTCCTGGCCCTGCTGCGGATTTTGCAAGTCTTGATTGGAATTGCTGTTTTCCACCAAAGCGGCGAAAGGATTACGGCCATTCGTCGCCGCCGCTAGCATTGGCTCCTGAATATCGCGATACATACGACGTAGGGCGCTGTAACCGCCAGGTATACTTTCTAGATTAGACAGAGCTCGATCGTGCGAGCGCATCAGTTCCTGCAGCATCGACGGATTACGTGCCAACTCCATCGTTTGTCTGgaatttaattttcatgaataatATGCAACATTGCACAACTGTACCTATTTTCCAaactgtattttaaaataaagtgtcGCTCACAGCAACTGTTAAAAAGGcaataaaaaacacatttatcaAATAAAGGTAATATAAGCACCTTACAGCttagaataaaaacaaaactcttaatgatattaataaattactaacAATCTGAAACCGTGTCATCGGTAACAGCAAAGACTATTGAATAACACTTCAAAGTATCATGATATTGTACCAGAAATAccagaaaataaaaagttctactttatttcataaataacctaacatttaagaattaaaatgaataatgctaaaaaatgttcaataataaataatttaattcaataaatataaaaagaaattcaatATTTGAATTCCTTGATTTGATATACAATCTTCAATACTGCATAGCATATGAGATTTAGAAACAAAGTGCCcaagaaagtgaaaaaaaaatagtttacctattgtattcaaattaacttttaaatggattttaattataatttaaaatatatcgttACTAACCGTAAAAGTTCAGGGTTGTTCAACATGTGACTTATTTCTGGGTTACGTTGCATCAGCTCTTGCATTTGAGGATTGGCGGTGACCAAATTGCGCATATTTTCTGGATCATTCATCAAACTTTGCACCAACGGATTATCGAGTACTTGACGCATTGTTTCCGGATTCGAGAGCAATTCCCGTTGCATGCGTTGTTGTAAGTCTATGAAATTAGCTGAGCCTAAGCCAAGGGATTCTAAACCCATTAGTCCACCTAAACTTCCCAAGCTAAATGGACTCGCACTGACATCAGCTGTAATTTATATGCGATTatcaatattaacatttatataatattattatattcacatATTATACAACagattatttatctaaaaaattattgcattgaaaatgacatcaaaatttCTGTGCAGCAtacagattaattattttaaaacttgtaattttttaataaataatctaacaAGTCTTACTTGCATTTAtctaattgcaattttaaatataaaaaattatttaatataatttctttagttcaataccttattttacatttactacaTTGAAAAtgatgttttatatatatatatatatatatatatatatatatatatatatatatatgataatatatttctatttaatataaaaatacatgctaataaaatgtaaatattctcATATATGTTACACCTTCACTTGTATTCAtctaattgcaattttaaatatgaagactataaaatttattgcaaattcgTAAAGTTatgaattaaatttgtaaattacttTTGTATATTTCTAAGGAATTTTTTAGACTATGCTGTAAAGTCTAGACATGCCATTTGTGAAAATACTTTTGGTACTAATAATCATCAGTAAGCACTGGCATGCTATTTACATTAACAACAAGCATTTCAATAATCTGGAATATTTCACAAGCTACAGATAACGTATTAGATGTGTTGCATGATATTGCAGCTCAATTTCACCGCTGTGCTCCATTAAATTCAACCTATGTCTGACAAAATACCTTGTGGTCTCGAGGCCGAATTGGACTCCTGATTTTGTGTAGTGGCGGAACGTGGCGCCTTGATCACCAGGTGTACCGCCAGGCCGTCCTTGATGTTGTGCGTGCTAAGGGTCTCGTGATCTTTCATGATCTTGCCGGCGAAAATGAGGCACAGCTGATCGGCCTGTGCGTTGAACTTTTTGGAGACCGCCTCCTTGAACTGCCGACGCAAAAGGTgggagaaaaagaaacaaacagAATTACGAGAGATGCCGAGCTGACCCAATCGGGCGATTTGACAGCTGATGCCTGGCGGTGCGCCAAGAGAGGACGGCGATGACGCCGTGTACGGTCGCACCGACGGCATTCGCCGTcgtcgccatcgtcgtcgttCACTTACTTCCTTTATCGTCGCATTCTCCTCGATCTCCACACTCTGCTTCTCCTTCGGGGTTTTCACGTTGATGGTGATTTTCTTAGGACCACCCTCCTGCTGGCCTTCTGCCATCTTGGATCGGTAGATGACTCGTTACTTTCGACGCTCGCGCGATACTCGGTACgtacgctcgctcgctcgcacggTTTATCCGTCTCTCTCTAACCCGTTCGCCTCTCCGTCCCTCTCGCTCGATCTCACGGCCGTGGAATTGCGCACCGTGTAAATACACACCCGACGACACCCACGacacggcgacgacggcgacgctcCTTCGGGGCTTCCGAACGTCCGCGCTGCGCccgacgcgacgacgacggggaactACGCCGGATTTTTTTCACCCGACAACTCCGTCGGCCCGCGGAACTAGAGAGACTTCGCGGCCGGATGGTGACCAACATGCACGATGCCAGACGTTCGGAGCACGGCGGCCATCACGATAGACACGCGTGTCGGAGATAGTCGTGCGAAAGACTCGTGAATTTCGTCGACGTTCCGTGCGCGGAACCAAACTTGCGACGCGATTGCTCCACTCGCGGAGAAGGACCACGTAAACCACTACGACGACAGCGATGACGACGACTGGTATCGAGGAGGGCGACTAGGTTATGTCACGCTGCTGCCACCACTGCAACGCAAAAGCACTGCTATTACcgcgacacgcgcgcgcgctcgatTCCGTCCGAATGGAATGATATGTCGAAATGCGTGTCCACATAATTCATCTCGAATCATATACCGGAACTCACACAGTCAACTTCCGTCCCCCTTGAACattcaatgttattaaaatgatgaaaaacGATTTATTCGTTGCGGAATCGTCTGTTTTTTTTCCTCGAATTgtcaaattcttaaaattt comes from the Solenopsis invicta isolate M01_SB chromosome 14, UNIL_Sinv_3.0, whole genome shotgun sequence genome and includes:
- the LOC105207807 gene encoding ubiquilin-1; this translates as MAEGQQEGGPKKITINVKTPKEKQSVEIEENATIKEFKEAVSKKFNAQADQLCLIFAGKIMKDHETLSTHNIKDGLAVHLVIKAPRSATTQNQESNSASRPQADVSASPFSLGSLGGLMGLESLGLGSANFIDLQQRMQRELLSNPETMRQVLDNPLVQSLMNDPENMRNLVTANPQMQELMQRNPEISHMLNNPELLRQTMELARNPSMLQELMRSHDRALSNLESIPGGYSALRRMYRDIQEPMLAAATNGRNPFAALVENSNSNQDLQNPQQGQENRDPLPNPWGQNQNDSSTGQNQSRGGLLDSPGMQSLTAQMMENPQLMRNMLNAPYTRSMLEAMAADPAMASRVIAANPFLRGNPQMQEQMRAMMPAFIQQMQNPQIQSVVTNPDALAAIMQIQRGMEQLRTVAPELVENMGITVPPAPTTPNTGGTNSSVPTSQPSDSNQQDAFSQFMARMVSAMALNQGVEVDGQPVPPPEERYRAQLEQLTAMGFLNRDANLQALIATFGDINAAVERLLSNGQVSMS